One genomic region from Thermoleptolyngbya sichuanensis A183 encodes:
- a CDS encoding alpha/beta fold hydrolase, with protein sequence MTSQLTAPQPLERLNWDWQGHTIRYTVQGAGQPMVLIHGFGAAIGHWRNNIPVLAAAGYRVFALDLLGFGGSSKPAIAYSLELWQALLKDFWAAHIGAPAVFVGNSIGALLSLMMAADYPDLVQRVVLLNAAGGLNHRPEELNPLLRLVMGVFTQLVSSELVGPFLFEQVRKKPRIRRTLMQVYRDHTAITDELVELIYEPSCDPGAQKVFASILTAPPGPSPTELLPRVHQPILVLWGDADPWTPITGSKIYRELAAAEPDRVQYTPIAGAGHCPHDECPDTVNRLVLDWLSAGNRG encoded by the coding sequence GTGACTTCTCAACTCACCGCACCCCAACCCCTCGAACGGCTCAACTGGGACTGGCAGGGCCACACTATCCGCTACACTGTGCAGGGCGCGGGTCAGCCGATGGTGCTGATTCATGGCTTTGGCGCAGCAATTGGGCACTGGCGCAACAATATCCCCGTGCTGGCGGCGGCGGGCTATCGCGTGTTTGCGCTGGATCTGCTAGGCTTTGGCGGATCGAGTAAGCCGGCGATCGCCTACAGTTTGGAACTCTGGCAAGCCCTGCTCAAAGACTTCTGGGCCGCCCACATTGGCGCACCGGCTGTGTTTGTCGGCAACTCCATCGGCGCATTGCTTAGCCTGATGATGGCCGCCGACTATCCCGATCTAGTACAGCGCGTCGTTTTGCTCAATGCAGCGGGCGGGCTAAACCATCGCCCAGAGGAGCTAAACCCACTGCTGCGGCTAGTGATGGGCGTGTTTACCCAACTGGTGAGTTCGGAACTAGTGGGGCCGTTTTTGTTTGAGCAAGTCCGCAAAAAGCCGCGCATCCGCCGCACTCTGATGCAAGTCTACCGCGACCACACCGCCATCACCGATGAACTGGTGGAACTGATCTACGAACCCTCCTGCGACCCCGGCGCACAGAAGGTCTTCGCCTCAATTCTCACGGCTCCGCCCGGCCCCAGCCCTACGGAACTGCTGCCCCGCGTGCATCAGCCCATCCTGGTGCTGTGGGGCGATGCCGACCCCTGGACTCCGATTACAGGCTCCAAAATCTACCGAGAACTGGCGGCCGCCGAACCCGATCGCGTCCAGTACACGCCTATCGCGGGGGCCGGCCACTGTCCCCACGACGAGTGCCCCGACACGGTGAATCGGCTGGTGCTGGACTGGTTGAGCGCGGGGAACCGGGGATGA
- a CDS encoding cation-translocating P-type ATPase, with product MSRGNRPDYALTRRGTGDGTRWYALEPQEALSQIGTDPRKGLSQAVASDRLSQDGANELAEPPPKSVLRMLWEQITATTVVVLIVAAIASALLGDFEDALAILAIVVFNAVLGFTQEYRAGKEFAALRKMAVPKARVLRDGEWQQILAREVVVGDIVQLEDGDQVPADCRLLESTNLRTQEAAFTGESESVEKQVAKIDGQDLSLGDRRNMVYMGTVVTYGRGRGLVVATGMDTELGKIADSIQSVESEQTPLQKRLDQLGKRLAIAALALVALMFAIGLARGGNVEDLFLTAVSLAVAIIPEGLPAVVTIALAIGSRRMLKRQALIRKLPAVETLGSVTTICSDKTGTLTENRMTVKILALAGEQVELRESFAEITSRLDGNKSIFRPGDGVPLSAPIALTLGGSALCNNALVKEDEDGKDKALGDPTEIALVVAADRLGLSKEELEVLLPRVAEAPFDSDRKRMTTIHQWGDRQGWESSNVGKLVLSLVKLPNAPYIAFTKGAIDGMLEVSTRIWDNGQKPLDANMRDRILQDNDRLASMGTRVLGVAFRLLDELPPPGRELEVEQDLVMVGLVGMLDPARPEAKTAVQTCNAAGIRTVMITGDHPLMARTIARDLEIATNDKYLTGQQLNQLSTEELEQQVGEVSVYARVSPQQKLKIVEALKNRGEIVSMTGDGVNDAPALRKADIGVAMGITGTDVAKEAADMVLLNDNFSTIVAAVEEGRVIYDNIRKFIRYNLTGNVSGVVLMLLAPLIAMPLPLRPIQILWINLLADGLLALALSVEPAEKNVMQRPPYPPGESVFSRGVGRDIVWIGILMGITFLGFGYWAWSTGRPNWQTMVFATLAFSRIWLALAMRSEQRLLARIGLLSNKPMLGAVLLTFGLQMLVMTLPVLQRWFETQPLTGVELWACVGVSTIGFWAVELQKLVRKWAGQ from the coding sequence ATGAGTAGAGGCAATCGACCGGACTATGCGCTGACGCGAAGGGGAACGGGAGACGGGACACGGTGGTATGCACTAGAGCCGCAGGAGGCACTGAGCCAGATCGGAACCGACCCGCGCAAAGGGCTGAGTCAGGCTGTAGCGAGCGATCGCCTCTCTCAAGATGGCGCAAATGAACTGGCCGAGCCGCCGCCCAAAAGCGTGCTGCGGATGCTGTGGGAACAGATCACCGCAACGACTGTGGTGGTGCTGATTGTGGCGGCGATCGCCTCGGCGCTGCTGGGCGATTTTGAAGACGCGCTGGCGATTCTAGCGATCGTGGTGTTCAACGCGGTGCTGGGCTTTACGCAGGAATATCGGGCTGGCAAAGAGTTTGCAGCGCTGAGAAAAATGGCGGTTCCCAAGGCGCGGGTGCTGCGCGATGGCGAGTGGCAGCAGATCTTGGCGCGAGAAGTGGTCGTGGGCGACATCGTCCAGCTAGAGGACGGTGACCAGGTTCCAGCAGACTGTCGCCTGCTAGAAAGCACCAACCTGCGGACTCAGGAAGCCGCCTTCACGGGCGAGTCGGAGTCGGTAGAAAAGCAGGTGGCCAAGATCGACGGGCAAGATCTGTCGCTGGGCGATCGCCGCAACATGGTCTACATGGGCACGGTTGTCACCTACGGACGCGGGCGTGGGCTGGTGGTTGCGACGGGCATGGACACAGAACTGGGCAAAATTGCCGACTCGATCCAGTCTGTGGAATCGGAGCAAACGCCCCTGCAAAAGCGCCTCGATCAACTGGGCAAGCGGCTGGCGATCGCCGCTCTTGCGCTGGTGGCCCTCATGTTTGCTATTGGTCTGGCGCGGGGAGGCAATGTAGAAGATCTGTTCCTGACGGCGGTCAGTCTGGCCGTGGCGATTATTCCCGAAGGGTTGCCCGCTGTGGTGACGATCGCCCTGGCCATCGGCTCGCGGCGGATGCTGAAGCGGCAAGCCCTGATCCGCAAGCTGCCTGCGGTGGAAACCCTCGGCTCCGTCACCACAATTTGCTCCGACAAAACGGGCACGCTGACGGAAAACCGCATGACGGTGAAAATCCTGGCGCTGGCAGGCGAACAGGTGGAACTGCGCGAATCCTTTGCCGAAATTACCTCCCGGCTAGATGGCAACAAGTCCATCTTTCGCCCCGGAGACGGCGTGCCGCTGAGTGCGCCGATCGCCCTGACGCTGGGAGGCAGTGCCCTCTGCAACAACGCGCTGGTCAAAGAAGATGAGGACGGCAAAGACAAGGCGCTGGGCGACCCGACGGAAATCGCCCTGGTGGTCGCAGCCGATCGTCTGGGCCTGAGCAAAGAAGAACTAGAAGTGCTACTGCCTCGCGTTGCCGAAGCACCGTTCGACTCCGACCGCAAACGGATGACGACGATCCACCAGTGGGGCGATCGCCAGGGGTGGGAGTCTTCCAATGTGGGCAAGCTGGTGCTGAGCCTGGTCAAGCTGCCCAATGCGCCCTACATTGCCTTCACCAAAGGGGCGATCGACGGAATGCTAGAGGTGTCTACCCGCATTTGGGACAACGGGCAAAAGCCGCTTGATGCCAACATGCGCGATCGCATTTTGCAAGATAACGACCGGCTGGCCAGCATGGGCACTCGCGTCCTCGGTGTGGCCTTTCGCTTGCTAGACGAACTGCCGCCTCCGGGTCGAGAACTAGAAGTCGAGCAAGACTTGGTGATGGTGGGGCTAGTGGGAATGCTCGATCCGGCGCGGCCCGAAGCCAAAACCGCCGTGCAAACCTGCAACGCAGCAGGCATCCGCACGGTCATGATCACAGGCGACCATCCCCTAATGGCCCGCACCATCGCCCGCGATCTGGAAATTGCCACCAACGACAAATACCTGACCGGGCAGCAGCTTAACCAGCTTTCCACGGAGGAACTAGAGCAGCAGGTGGGCGAGGTGTCGGTCTATGCCCGCGTCTCGCCCCAGCAAAAGCTAAAGATTGTGGAAGCCCTGAAAAATCGCGGCGAAATTGTCTCCATGACGGGCGACGGGGTAAACGATGCGCCGGCCCTGCGCAAGGCAGACATCGGCGTGGCAATGGGCATTACGGGCACCGATGTCGCCAAAGAAGCGGCAGACATGGTGCTGCTGAATGACAACTTTTCCACCATCGTCGCAGCGGTCGAAGAGGGGCGCGTCATCTACGACAACATCCGCAAGTTCATCCGCTACAACCTGACGGGCAATGTCAGCGGCGTGGTGCTGATGCTGCTGGCTCCGCTGATTGCCATGCCCCTGCCCCTGCGACCCATTCAGATTCTCTGGATCAACCTGCTGGCAGACGGGCTGCTGGCCCTGGCGTTGAGCGTGGAACCTGCCGAGAAAAACGTGATGCAGCGTCCGCCCTATCCGCCGGGCGAAAGTGTATTTAGTCGGGGCGTGGGGCGCGATATTGTGTGGATCGGCATCCTCATGGGCATTACCTTCCTCGGCTTTGGCTATTGGGCCTGGTCTACGGGCCGCCCCAACTGGCAAACAATGGTGTTTGCGACGCTGGCGTTTTCTCGGATCTGGCTGGCCCTGGCGATGCGGTCGGAACAGCGCCTGCTAGCGCGAATTGGGCTGCTCAGCAACAAGCCAATGCTGGGCGCGGTGCTGCTCACCTTTGGGCTACAAATGCTAGTGATGACGCTGCCAGTCCTCCAGCGCTGGTTTGAAACTCAGCCGCTCACAGGCGTTGAGTTGTGGGCCTGCGTGGGGGTCAGCACGATCGGCTTTTGGGCAGTAGAGTTGCAGAAGCTGGTGAGGAAGTGGGCGGGGCAATAA
- a CDS encoding esterase/lipase family protein, producing the protein MSLPTVILPGYFADAAPYREMERALEGLGIWAKTVPLRRRDWVPTLGGRSMTPILEKLDTTVRLVQAETGGDRLNLVGHSAGGWIARIYLGDVPYQIHPSDAGKTCLWKAHPSVATLVTLGTPHISRERWTRRNLDFVKTHYPGAFYPQVRYVCVAGKAVYGQRRPGTWFAHSSYEMTCGVGGCWGDGITPIEAAHLEGAENITLPDVVHSPRPGRLWYGSPEIVSQWAKYLT; encoded by the coding sequence ATGAGTTTGCCGACGGTCATTTTGCCGGGGTACTTTGCCGATGCTGCGCCCTATCGGGAGATGGAACGGGCGCTCGAAGGGCTGGGCATTTGGGCCAAGACCGTTCCCCTGCGGCGACGAGACTGGGTGCCAACGCTGGGCGGCCGCTCGATGACTCCAATTTTGGAAAAGCTGGATACGACGGTGCGCTTGGTGCAGGCCGAAACGGGGGGCGATCGCCTCAATTTGGTTGGTCATTCCGCAGGCGGATGGATTGCCCGGATCTATCTGGGTGATGTGCCGTACCAGATTCATCCCAGCGATGCGGGCAAGACCTGCCTCTGGAAAGCGCATCCCTCGGTGGCAACACTGGTGACGCTGGGCACGCCCCACATCAGCCGGGAGCGCTGGACACGGCGCAACCTGGACTTTGTGAAAACGCACTATCCCGGCGCGTTCTATCCGCAGGTGCGCTATGTCTGCGTGGCGGGCAAGGCCGTGTATGGGCAGCGGCGACCAGGAACCTGGTTTGCCCACAGCAGCTACGAAATGACCTGCGGCGTGGGCGGCTGCTGGGGCGACGGCATTACGCCCATCGAAGCAGCCCACCTGGAAGGCGCGGAAAATATTACCCTGCCGGATGTCGTTCATTCGCCGCGACCGGGGCGGCTCTGGTACGGCTCGCCGGAAATCGTAAGCCAGTGGGCAAAATATCTGACGTAA
- a CDS encoding pseudouridine synthase yields the protein MNQGWVYREQVARRDVGRSLLDYYSQRYPHSSRDEWQSRIAQGQVLVNGQPVSADYVLCLGQQLAYHRPPWQEPDVPLAFDILHEDADVLVVAKPSGLPVLPGGVFLQHTLLGQLQQRYPQNPPTPVHRLGRGTSGLVLLGRSPAAKSRLSQQMRDQTRQAEILLQFIADLCSPSSSPPGSPSSSPSGSPRRSHLNSGWYTPDILQSENLGDRPLRKTYLALVGPSDLPDRFTITQPIGKLSHPVLGYVYGAAPNGLPAYSEGQVLQRQGDRTLVEMTILTGRPHQIRIHLAAVGYPLLGDPLYAPGGTPRTFDMEAETTEASDEKLPVPGDCGYCLHAHHLTFLHPTYAQPMRFTLPAPFARS from the coding sequence ATGAACCAGGGCTGGGTCTATCGAGAGCAGGTGGCGCGGCGCGACGTGGGGCGATCGCTCCTGGATTATTACAGCCAGCGCTATCCGCACTCCAGCCGCGACGAGTGGCAAAGCCGCATTGCCCAGGGGCAGGTTTTGGTGAATGGTCAGCCAGTTTCGGCAGACTATGTGCTGTGCCTGGGGCAGCAGCTTGCATACCATCGTCCCCCATGGCAGGAACCCGACGTACCGCTGGCGTTTGACATTTTGCATGAAGATGCGGACGTGCTGGTGGTGGCGAAGCCGTCGGGGTTGCCTGTGCTGCCGGGGGGCGTTTTTTTGCAACATACACTGCTGGGGCAGTTGCAGCAGCGCTACCCGCAGAACCCGCCAACGCCCGTCCATCGTCTGGGACGGGGGACTTCTGGTTTGGTGCTGCTGGGGCGATCGCCCGCCGCAAAATCTCGCCTCAGCCAGCAGATGCGCGACCAGACGCGACAGGCAGAGATCTTGTTACAGTTCATTGCGGATTTATGTTCGCCCTCTAGTTCTCCTCCCGGTTCGCCCTCCAGTTCTCCCTCTGGTTCGCCCCGGCGTTCACACCTGAATTCTGGTTGGTATACCCCGGATATTCTCCAATCTGAGAATCTGGGCGATCGCCCCTTACGAAAAACCTATCTTGCGCTAGTCGGCCCTAGCGATCTGCCTGATCGCTTTACCATTACTCAGCCCATCGGCAAGTTGTCCCATCCGGTTCTCGGCTACGTGTATGGTGCTGCGCCTAACGGTTTGCCTGCCTACAGCGAAGGACAGGTTTTGCAGCGGCAGGGCGATCGCACCCTCGTCGAGATGACCATCCTCACCGGCCGCCCCCACCAGATTCGCATTCACCTAGCGGCGGTGGGCTATCCCTTGCTGGGTGACCCGCTCTACGCTCCTGGCGGCACGCCCCGCACCTTTGACATGGAAGCCGAAACGACCGAAGCGTCTGATGAAAAACTGCCCGTTCCTGGCGACTGTGGCTATTGCCTGCACGCTCACCATCTCACGTTTTTGCATCCCACCTACGCGCAGCCCATGAGGTTCACGCTTCCTGCACCCTTTGCACGCAGTTAA